A DNA window from Castanea sativa cultivar Marrone di Chiusa Pesio chromosome 7, ASM4071231v1 contains the following coding sequences:
- the LOC142644006 gene encoding uncharacterized protein LOC142644006 — MSGGLALLWKKNTQVYVQNFSRWFIDAHIVCADTGLKWRLTGFYGHPDTSKREETWTLLESLGSSNALPWLCLGDFNEIISHMEKAGGSLRPARQMDRFRTAISHCGFVDLGHMGSPFTWSRNHPTEGRIHIRLDRALATATWKRHFPGTVVHHLSMSTSDHSMLAVCLPTLKPRQKRYHPPFRFEAMWLKDPRCAEVVEEAWMEGLYRSGDVQISNCLSSCKTHLSACNKSEFGHVRRQIERLEVTLQ, encoded by the coding sequence ATGAGTGGTGGCTTGGCACTCTTGTGGAAAAAAAACACTCAGGTATATGTTCAGAATTTTTCTCGGTGGTTTATTGATGCCCATATAGTCTGTGCAGATACAGGTTTAAAATGGCGGCTCACTGGCTTCTATGGCCATCCTGATACAAGCAAACGTGAAGAAACATGGACTTTGCTTGAATCACTTGGAAGCTCCAATGCACTGCCGTGGCTATGTCTGGGTGACTTCAACGAGATCATTAGCCATATGGAGAAGGCGGGTGGAAGCCTACGTCCAGCCAGACAAATGGACCGATTTCGTACTGCCATCTCACATTGTGGCTTCGTGGATTTAGGTCACATGGGCTCTCCTTTTACATGGTCACGGAACCATCCTACAGAAGGTCGTATCCACATTCGCCTGGACCGAGCCCTCGCCACTGCTACATGGAAGAGACACTTTCCCGGAACCGTGGTGCACCATCTTTCGATGTCCACATCTGACCATTCCATGCTTGCGGTCTGTTTACCAACTTTGAAGCCACGCCAAAAACGCTACCACCCACCTTTTCGTTTTGAGGCAATGTGGTTGAAAGACCCACGTTGCGCTGAGGTTGTTGAAGAAGCATGGATGGAAGGCTTATATAGGTCGGGTGATGTACAAATCTCCAACTGTCTAAGCAGCTGCAAAACACACCTATCTGCATGTAACAAGTCAGAGTTTGGACACGTGCGTAGGCAGATTGAACGACTAGAGGTCACACTACAATAA